In one window of Henckelia pumila isolate YLH828 chromosome 1, ASM3356847v2, whole genome shotgun sequence DNA:
- the LOC140868435 gene encoding gamma-cadinene synthase-like translates to MDIISSVVFASATLWATFFVRIQGEDVLEEAITFTTYHLNRFRSEIDSNLLIREKVSRALHQSIHREVPIIGARYYIPIYEKEESSNELIVRFAKLNFNYLQSLYQKELFDLTRWWRDSNMCSKVPYVRDRIVESYVWGVDMNYEPQYSFARATVAKVIQLTTVLDDTYDTYAPLEDLEIFTQRESKSINDGENVTAVDCYMKQYGVSKEEALNKFAQLAEEMWMSMNKEWVETVFVPRQCLKPFLSYGRLAITCLENGDGFTYPEEVIKSQILALFVDPMI, encoded by the exons ATTCAAGGGGAGGATGTGTTGGAAGAGGCAATCACTTTCACAACCTATCATTTGAACCGTTTCCGATCCGAAATCGATTCTAATTTACTAATTAGAGAGAAAGTTTCACGAGCCTTACATCAATCCATTCATCGGGAAGTTCCTATCATAGGGGCGCGATATTACATCCCTATATATGAAAAAGAGGAATCAAGCAACGAACTCATCGTTAGGTTCGCCAAACTAAATTTCAACTATCTGCAAAGTTTGTATCAGAAAGAGCTATTTGATCTCACAAG ATGGTGGAGGGATTCGAACATGTGTTCGAAAGTTCCTTACGTGAGAGATCGTATAGTGGAATCCTATGTTTGGGGAGTGGATATGAATTATGAACCTCAATATTCTTTTGCTCGAGCGACTGTTGCTAAAGTCATACAACTGACTACTGTATTAGATGACACATATGATACATATGCTCCACTTGAAGACCTAGAGATATTTACCCAA CGTGAGAGCAAGAGCATTAATGATGGCGAAAATGTAACTGCAGTGGATTGCTATATGAAGCAATATGGTGTGTCAAAAGAAGAAGCGCTGAATAAATTCGCTCAACTTGCTGAAGAAATGTGGATGAGTATGAATAAAGAATGGGTGGAAACAGTGTTCGTACCAAGGCAATGCCTCAAGCCATTCCTCAGTTATGGTCGATTAGCAATAACCTGTTTGGAGAATGGTGATGGGTTTACATATCCAGAAGAAGTAATCAAGTCACAGATTCTTGCTCTATTTGTGGATCCCATGATATGA